From a single Phalacrocorax aristotelis chromosome 1, bGulAri2.1, whole genome shotgun sequence genomic region:
- the PDHA1 gene encoding pyruvate dehydrogenase E1 component subunit alpha, somatic form, mitochondrial isoform X1 has product MRKMLLAALSRVLQGPAAAAAAAGRTGAVSEASRVMVASRNYADFASEATFEIKKCDLHRLEEGPSTTAVMTREEGLHYYKTMQTIRRMELKSDQLYKQKIIRGFCHLYDGQEACCVGLEVAIKPTDHVITAYRAHGFTYARGVPVREILAELTGRKGGCVKGKGGSMHMYTKNFYGGNGIVGAQVPLGAGIALACKYFGKNEICLTLYGDGAANQGQIFETYNMAALWKLPCVFICENNRYGMGTSVERAAASTDYYKRGDFIPGLRVDGMDVLCVREAAKFAAEYCRAGKGPIVMELQTYRYHGHSMSDPGISYRTREEIQEVRSKSDPITLLKDRMVNNNLASIEELKEIDVAVRKEIEEAAQFATTDPEPPLEELGNHIYSNEPPFEVRGPNQWIRYKSVS; this is encoded by the exons ATGCGCAAGATGCTGCTGGCCGCGCTCTCCCGTGTGCTGCAGGGtccggcagccgccgccgccgccgccgggaggACG GGGGCTGTTAGTGAG gCCTCTCGAGTGATGGTAGCATCACGTAACTATGCAGACTTTGCAAGTGAAGCTACGTTTGAAATTAAG AAGTGTGACCTCCATCGCCTGGAAGAAGGCCCTAGTACCACAGCAGTGATGACTCGGGAGGAGGGGCTCCATTACTACAAGACAATGCAGACCATACGACGCATGGAGCTGAAGTCTGACCAGCTGTACAAGCAGAAGATTATTCGTGGCTTCTGCCACTTATATGATGGTCAg GAGGCTTGCTGTGTAGGGCTTGAAGTTGCCATAAAGCCTACAGACCATGTGATAACAGCTTACAGAGCTCACGGCTTTACCTATGCACGAGGAGTGCCTGTTCGAGAAATTCTTGCTGAGCTTACAG GTCGAAAAGGAGGATGTgtgaagggaaaaggaggatCAATGCATATGTATACCAAAAACTTCTATGGTGGCAATGGCATTGTTGGTGCTCAG GTTCCCCTCGGAGCTGGGATTGCACTAGCCTGTAAATACTTCGGtaaaaatgaaatctgcttGACGTTGTATGGGGATGGTGCCGCCAACCAG GGCCAGATATTTGAAACGTACAATATGGCCGCCTTATGGAAGTTGCCTTGTGTTTTCATCTGTGAGAACAACCGGTATGGAATGGGGACTTCGGTTGAAAGGGCTGCAGCCAGTACTGACTACTACAAAAGAGGAGACTTCATTCCAGGGCTCAGG GTGGATGGCATGGATGTTCTCTGTGTTCGAGAAGCTGCAAAGTTTGCAGCTGAGtactgcagagctgggaaa ggtCCTATTGTGATGGAGTTACAGACATACCGTTACCACGGCCACAGTATGAGTGACCCTGGAATAAG CTATCGTACTAGAGAAGAAATTCAAGAAGTGAGAAGCAAAAGTGATCCCATTACCTTGCTGAAGGACAGAATGGTCAACAATAACCTTGCTAGCATTGAAGAATTAAAG GAAATTGATGTGGCAGTAAGGAAGGAGATTGAGGAAGCTGCTCAGTTTGCTACCACTGACCCAGAGCCACCACTGGAAGAACTAGGTAACCACATCTACTCTAATGAGCCACCCTTTGAAGTGCGTGGCCCAAACCAGTGGATAAGGTACAAGTCTGTCAGCTAA
- the PDHA1 gene encoding pyruvate dehydrogenase E1 component subunit alpha, somatic form, mitochondrial isoform X2: protein MRKMLLAALSRVLQGPAAAAAAAGRTASRVMVASRNYADFASEATFEIKKCDLHRLEEGPSTTAVMTREEGLHYYKTMQTIRRMELKSDQLYKQKIIRGFCHLYDGQEACCVGLEVAIKPTDHVITAYRAHGFTYARGVPVREILAELTGRKGGCVKGKGGSMHMYTKNFYGGNGIVGAQVPLGAGIALACKYFGKNEICLTLYGDGAANQGQIFETYNMAALWKLPCVFICENNRYGMGTSVERAAASTDYYKRGDFIPGLRVDGMDVLCVREAAKFAAEYCRAGKGPIVMELQTYRYHGHSMSDPGISYRTREEIQEVRSKSDPITLLKDRMVNNNLASIEELKEIDVAVRKEIEEAAQFATTDPEPPLEELGNHIYSNEPPFEVRGPNQWIRYKSVS from the exons ATGCGCAAGATGCTGCTGGCCGCGCTCTCCCGTGTGCTGCAGGGtccggcagccgccgccgccgccgccgggaggACG gCCTCTCGAGTGATGGTAGCATCACGTAACTATGCAGACTTTGCAAGTGAAGCTACGTTTGAAATTAAG AAGTGTGACCTCCATCGCCTGGAAGAAGGCCCTAGTACCACAGCAGTGATGACTCGGGAGGAGGGGCTCCATTACTACAAGACAATGCAGACCATACGACGCATGGAGCTGAAGTCTGACCAGCTGTACAAGCAGAAGATTATTCGTGGCTTCTGCCACTTATATGATGGTCAg GAGGCTTGCTGTGTAGGGCTTGAAGTTGCCATAAAGCCTACAGACCATGTGATAACAGCTTACAGAGCTCACGGCTTTACCTATGCACGAGGAGTGCCTGTTCGAGAAATTCTTGCTGAGCTTACAG GTCGAAAAGGAGGATGTgtgaagggaaaaggaggatCAATGCATATGTATACCAAAAACTTCTATGGTGGCAATGGCATTGTTGGTGCTCAG GTTCCCCTCGGAGCTGGGATTGCACTAGCCTGTAAATACTTCGGtaaaaatgaaatctgcttGACGTTGTATGGGGATGGTGCCGCCAACCAG GGCCAGATATTTGAAACGTACAATATGGCCGCCTTATGGAAGTTGCCTTGTGTTTTCATCTGTGAGAACAACCGGTATGGAATGGGGACTTCGGTTGAAAGGGCTGCAGCCAGTACTGACTACTACAAAAGAGGAGACTTCATTCCAGGGCTCAGG GTGGATGGCATGGATGTTCTCTGTGTTCGAGAAGCTGCAAAGTTTGCAGCTGAGtactgcagagctgggaaa ggtCCTATTGTGATGGAGTTACAGACATACCGTTACCACGGCCACAGTATGAGTGACCCTGGAATAAG CTATCGTACTAGAGAAGAAATTCAAGAAGTGAGAAGCAAAAGTGATCCCATTACCTTGCTGAAGGACAGAATGGTCAACAATAACCTTGCTAGCATTGAAGAATTAAAG GAAATTGATGTGGCAGTAAGGAAGGAGATTGAGGAAGCTGCTCAGTTTGCTACCACTGACCCAGAGCCACCACTGGAAGAACTAGGTAACCACATCTACTCTAATGAGCCACCCTTTGAAGTGCGTGGCCCAAACCAGTGGATAAGGTACAAGTCTGTCAGCTAA